The following coding sequences are from one Haliotis asinina isolate JCU_RB_2024 chromosome 3, JCU_Hal_asi_v2, whole genome shotgun sequence window:
- the LOC137276937 gene encoding FMRFamide peptide receptor frpr-18-like translates to MDPNFCNGSVCFNQSAPMMNMKPDDWGFIFKVVVTPIIALIGIVGNCLSFMVMKTRMLREKSYSHYLCALAVFDSLSLIAVQVKTTDELLYYLHKPSLFTYFTDAGCKLYVFTECMCYLMSSWLIVCMAQERLIVVFMPFKKHVLCTQRGAVVIILAIFVIMSYTQMFRLIMVTKIGDKCEGRPELSAIYTSLHVYFYQFALCFILPILIVSICNISVLCKIRSVSRAMADENSSSTRLTRGAARRHKTTMMLLTICFMYITTLLPVITVTMIVFVYLNFYPIHAASVFVNITPWTHVATVVSQINYAANFFIYVVSGKNFRVELRRIFSRERGSNLNSSKTREEIMLL, encoded by the exons ATGGATCCCAACTTTTGTAATGGCAGTGTTTGCTTCAATCAATCAG CGCCAATGATGAACATGAAACCTGACGACTGGGGCTTCATATTCAAGGTCGTTGTCACGCCTATCATCGCTTTGATAGGGATTGTAGGAAACTGCCTCTCCTTCATGGTGATGAAGACAAGGATGTTGCGCGAAAAGTCATACAGTCATTACCTCTGCGCACTCGCAGTGTTCGACAGTTTGTCCCTAATAGCGGTTCAAGTCAAAACAACAGATGAACTGCTATACTACCTCCACAAGCCAAGTCTGTTCACCTACTTCACAGACGCCGGATGTAAACTATATGTATTCACCGAATGCATGTGCTATTTAATGTCGTCctggctcattgtgtgtatggCCCAGGAAAGATTAATCGTTGTGTTCATGCCCTTCAAGAAGCATGTGTTGTGCACGCAGCGTGGAGCTGTAGTGATCATTCTGGCTATCTTTGTTATCATGTCCTACACTCAGATGTTTCGTCTAATCATGGTTACCAAGATAGGTGACAAATGTGAAGGTCGACCGGAACTGTCTGCTATTTACACGTCTCTCCATGTTTATTTTTACCAGTTTGCGTTGTGTTTTATCCTTCCTATTCTTATCGTGTCCATCTGTAACATATCTGTTCTGTGTAAGATCCGAAGCGTCAGTCGGGCAATGGCGGATGAGAACTCGTCGTCCACAAGATTAACGCGAGGAGCGGCGAGACGTCATAAAACCACGATGATGCTTCTGACAATCTGCTTCatgtacatcaccacccttttACCTGTAATCACCGTCACGATGATAGTGTTTGTGTACCTGAATTTTTACCCCATACATGCAGCTTCGGTTTTTGTAAACATCACGCCATGGACACATGTAGCTACAGTTGTGTCACAAATTAATTACGCAGCAAACTTTTTCATATACGTTGTGTCCGGCAAAAACTTCCGTGTTGAACTCAGAAGAATATTTTCAAGGGAAAGAGGAAGTAACCTAAACAGCTCTAAGACACGAGAGGAGATAATGCTACTCTGA